From the Paludisphaera mucosa genome, one window contains:
- a CDS encoding ArsR/SmtB family transcription factor, with protein MAATSARATTSSRSTKTAAAASARQLAEIRRVAELLKQVSDPTRLQVLLLLSEKERNVTELCTDLGTQSQPAVSHHLALLRHGRLIEPRRSGKHNYYALTEAGRELARVVDSIVG; from the coding sequence ATGGCTGCAACCTCTGCCCGCGCAACGACGTCCAGCCGTTCGACGAAGACGGCCGCCGCCGCGTCCGCCCGCCAGCTCGCCGAGATCCGCCGCGTCGCCGAGCTGCTCAAGCAGGTCTCGGACCCGACCCGGCTCCAGGTCCTCCTCCTCTTGAGCGAGAAGGAGCGGAACGTCACCGAGCTCTGCACCGATCTAGGCACCCAGAGCCAGCCCGCCGTCAGCCATCACCTTGCGCTCCTGCGCCACGGCCGGCTGATCGAGCCCCGTCGCTCGGGCAAGCACAATTATTACGCCCTCACCGAGGCCGGCCGCGAGCTGGCCCGAGTGGTCGACTCCATCGTCGGCTGA
- a CDS encoding GGDEF domain-containing protein codes for MDLKATTHICVSPVKAEDEDTQVVPSQPMYLIVVHGGTTGTMLRIDGPETSLGRGGDNTHQFHEATVSRRHAVLSHRDEGLSWLTDLGSSNGSFVDSRRIPPRTPVRIEDGARIQLGAAVVLKYVSLDPCDERFQREMFERTVRDNLTGLYNRAYFLEQIGPLCERNQMRNLGTAILMVDVDHFKRVNDTYGHDIGDAALREVAKSLRDSTRSDDLVARYGGEEFIIALPVASTEQALERAEQIRLMLARRTVRAGRRELRITASVGLSCSLLDRPRTVNALIATADIALYEAKRSGRDRVVDAGRLLLDAERRTESCDAVAV; via the coding sequence ATGGACTTGAAGGCAACCACGCACATCTGCGTCTCGCCCGTCAAAGCCGAGGACGAGGACACGCAAGTCGTCCCTTCCCAGCCCATGTACCTGATCGTGGTCCACGGCGGCACGACCGGGACCATGCTCCGGATCGACGGGCCGGAGACGTCGCTGGGGAGAGGGGGCGACAACACCCACCAGTTCCACGAGGCCACCGTCTCGCGCCGCCATGCCGTCCTCTCCCATCGCGACGAGGGCCTGTCCTGGTTGACCGACCTGGGGAGCAGCAACGGCTCGTTCGTCGACAGCCGGCGGATCCCGCCGCGGACCCCCGTACGGATCGAGGACGGGGCCCGGATCCAGCTCGGTGCCGCCGTCGTCTTGAAGTACGTCAGCCTGGACCCCTGCGACGAGCGATTCCAGCGCGAGATGTTTGAGCGGACCGTCCGAGACAATTTGACCGGCCTCTACAACCGGGCTTACTTCCTGGAGCAAATCGGACCGCTCTGCGAGAGGAACCAGATGCGGAACCTGGGGACGGCGATCCTCATGGTGGACGTCGATCACTTCAAGAGGGTCAACGACACGTACGGCCACGACATCGGCGACGCCGCTCTCCGCGAGGTGGCCAAGTCGCTGCGAGACTCGACGCGATCCGACGACCTCGTCGCCCGCTACGGCGGCGAGGAATTCATCATCGCGCTGCCCGTCGCCTCGACCGAGCAGGCCCTGGAGCGCGCGGAGCAGATCCGGCTGATGCTCGCCCGACGGACGGTGCGGGCCGGGCGCCGGGAGTTGCGCATCACCGCCAGCGTGGGCCTGTCTTGCAGCCTGCTCGACCGGCCGCGGACCGTCAACGCCCTGATCGCCACGGCCGACATCGCGCTCTACGAGGCCAAACGATCCGGCCGCGACCGCGTGGTCGACGCCGGCCGGCTCCTGCTGGACGCCGAGCGCAGGACCGAATCGTGCGACGCCGTGGCCGTGTAG
- a CDS encoding phytoene desaturase family protein, with translation MATTPGGRRTTLETLGKMEIETPIREIAGKRWDVIVVGAGHNGLTAAAYLARAGKSVLVLESRERVGGACTIEEVWPGFKLSPCAYLVGLLHPKVIEDLRLPAYGFRWTPATAGLFVPFEDGSSIQLWDDDERCEGEIRRLSPMDVEGWRDFGSVKGRLRDALRPEGDADVWLGKAPTIEQIDERLGGDHEARRFLFDWSMVECVEHYFQDERLQMAYLGQGVIGTNASPSDPGTASIHFHHQSGRLGGVPGQWGYVEGGMGMVSFLLCDAARDLGAVVATGASVARIIPGEGVELTGGERIHAATVVSNADPRATLKMLGTAADGVWKSRVESVPQLGCTLKMNVALRELPSFKARPGTSEPHHLGQINTPLKKTEWDQGYQASRRGELPARLWTELYFHTAHDPSVAPQGVHTMSVFAQYVPYAFAEGDWDSRRDEVKRLAIDSIGRFCENFPDAIIDAQTLGPPDVESRVGLTGGHIFQGECLPSYMWENRLSPRTPMPGVFLCGACTHPGGSVIAVNGRNAAMEILGE, from the coding sequence ATGGCGACCACACCCGGGGGCCGACGGACGACGCTCGAAACCCTTGGCAAGATGGAGATTGAGACGCCGATCCGGGAGATCGCGGGGAAGCGGTGGGACGTGATCGTGGTCGGCGCCGGGCACAACGGACTGACGGCCGCGGCGTACCTCGCGCGGGCGGGGAAGTCGGTCCTGGTGCTGGAGTCGCGGGAACGGGTGGGGGGCGCCTGCACGATCGAGGAGGTCTGGCCCGGCTTCAAGCTCTCGCCGTGCGCGTACCTGGTCGGACTCCTCCACCCGAAGGTGATCGAGGACTTGCGCCTGCCCGCCTATGGCTTCCGGTGGACCCCCGCCACGGCCGGTTTGTTCGTCCCGTTCGAGGATGGCAGCAGCATCCAGCTCTGGGACGACGACGAACGGTGCGAGGGGGAGATCCGCCGGCTCTCGCCGATGGACGTCGAGGGCTGGCGCGACTTCGGCTCGGTGAAGGGGAGGCTCCGCGACGCCCTCCGTCCCGAAGGCGACGCCGACGTCTGGCTTGGCAAGGCCCCGACGATCGAGCAGATCGACGAGCGCCTGGGGGGCGACCACGAGGCGCGGCGGTTCCTGTTCGACTGGTCGATGGTCGAGTGCGTCGAGCATTACTTCCAGGACGAGCGGCTCCAGATGGCCTACCTGGGCCAGGGAGTCATCGGCACCAACGCCAGCCCGAGCGACCCGGGGACGGCGTCCATCCACTTCCACCACCAGTCGGGCCGGCTGGGAGGCGTTCCCGGGCAGTGGGGATACGTGGAGGGGGGGATGGGGATGGTCTCGTTCCTCCTCTGCGACGCGGCGCGAGATCTCGGGGCCGTCGTCGCGACGGGTGCCTCGGTCGCGCGGATCATCCCCGGCGAAGGTGTGGAACTGACGGGAGGCGAGAGGATCCACGCCGCGACCGTCGTCTCCAACGCAGACCCTAGGGCCACCTTAAAGATGCTCGGGACCGCGGCCGACGGCGTGTGGAAGTCGCGCGTCGAGTCCGTGCCGCAGCTCGGCTGCACGCTGAAGATGAACGTCGCACTGAGGGAGTTGCCCAGCTTCAAGGCGCGGCCTGGCACCTCCGAGCCTCATCATCTGGGCCAGATCAACACGCCGTTGAAGAAGACGGAGTGGGACCAGGGCTATCAGGCGTCGCGTCGCGGCGAGCTGCCGGCCCGGCTCTGGACCGAACTCTACTTTCACACGGCTCATGACCCGAGCGTCGCGCCCCAGGGCGTCCATACGATGAGCGTCTTCGCACAGTACGTCCCCTACGCCTTCGCCGAGGGCGACTGGGACTCGCGCCGGGACGAGGTCAAGAGACTGGCGATCGACTCGATCGGGCGGTTCTGCGAGAACTTCCCCGACGCGATCATCGACGCCCAGACCCTGGGGCCGCCGGACGTCGAGTCCCGGGTCGGCCTCACGGGCGGGCATATTTTCCAGGGCGAATGCCTGCCGTCCTACATGTGGGAAAATCGGCTGTCGCCGAGGACGCCGATGCCGGGCGTGTTCCTGTGCGGGGCCTGCACGCACCCGGGCGGGAGCGTGATCGCCGTCAACGGCCGCAACGCCGCCATGGAAATTCTTGGCGAGTAG
- a CDS encoding UDP-glucuronic acid decarboxylase family protein, with product MRTVITGGAGFVGSHLCERFLAEGDEVVCVDNLLTGALRNIDHLNANPRFRFVEHNVSEPLEIDGEVDNILHFASPASPADYLAHPIPTLKVGALGTHNALGLAKAKDARFLLASTSEVYGDPDVHPQVEEYWGHVNPIGPRGCYDEAKRFAEAITMAYHRYHGVKTHIVRIFNTYGPRMRLNDGRVLPNFMKQALRGEPITLYGDGAQTRSFCFVTDLVDGIYRLLHSDYALPVNIGNPSEITVTQLAQEILALVEGTKSRIIYEDLPEDDPKRRRPDITKAQTILGWNPTVDRAEGLKTTLAYFRSVV from the coding sequence TTGAGAACGGTCATCACGGGCGGCGCGGGCTTCGTCGGATCGCACCTCTGCGAACGCTTCCTCGCCGAGGGCGACGAGGTGGTCTGCGTCGACAACCTGCTGACGGGCGCGCTCAGGAACATCGACCACCTGAACGCGAACCCGCGATTCCGGTTCGTCGAGCACAACGTCTCCGAGCCTCTGGAGATCGACGGCGAGGTCGACAACATCCTCCACTTCGCCAGCCCCGCCAGCCCCGCCGACTACCTCGCCCACCCGATCCCGACGCTCAAGGTCGGCGCCTTGGGCACTCACAACGCCCTCGGCCTCGCCAAGGCCAAGGACGCCCGGTTCCTGCTGGCCAGCACCTCCGAGGTTTACGGAGACCCCGACGTCCACCCTCAGGTCGAGGAATACTGGGGCCACGTCAACCCGATCGGGCCTCGCGGCTGCTACGACGAGGCCAAGCGCTTCGCCGAGGCCATCACCATGGCGTATCACCGCTACCACGGCGTGAAGACCCATATCGTCCGGATCTTCAACACCTACGGCCCGCGCATGCGGCTCAACGACGGCCGGGTCCTCCCGAACTTCATGAAGCAGGCGCTCCGCGGCGAGCCGATCACTCTCTACGGCGACGGCGCCCAGACCCGCAGTTTCTGCTTCGTGACCGACCTGGTGGACGGGATTTACCGCCTGCTCCACTCCGACTACGCACTGCCCGTCAACATTGGCAATCCCTCGGAGATCACCGTCACCCAGCTCGCCCAGGAGATCCTGGCCCTGGTCGAGGGGACGAAGAGCCGGATCATCTACGAGGATCTGCCTGAAGACGACCCCAAGCGGCGGCGGCCCGACATCACCAAAGCCCAGACGATCCTGGGCTGGAACCCGACGGTCGACCGGGCCGAAGGTCTCAAGACGACCCTCGCCTATTTCCGCTCCGTGGTCTGA
- the thrC gene encoding threonine synthase — MAGHPTPTTESPRRATEAAYQQCLNPSCAATFAVDEAHFSCPRCGDLIDVVYDWDRLATPRTLKDFEAKWSRQLDPLCFSGVWRFRDLLPFAPPSQVVTIGEGRTLLQKADKVGRSVGMDPGRLMLQYEGMNPSGSFKDNGMTAAFTHARMIGARRVACASTGNTSAALAVYCSATDFGFKAIIFIGSGKIAYGKLAQALDHGALTVQIVGDFDDAMSRVREVADRLGIYLMNSVNPFRLEGQKTIMYRVLEAMAWEVPDWIVVPGGNLGNSSAFGKAFIELVHLGLISRPPRLAVINAHGARTLHELYGSREIRWRDGLPDSDKVDAYYGELDAAGVKASTIASAIEINRPVNFKKCLRALEFCDGVVREVSDQQIMDAKAWVGAGGLGCEPASAASVAGARLLREEGVIAPSDRVVCILTGHQLKDPTATVAYHGADQENFEKVLGSRGVKRAGFANRPVVVPNDIDDIIRTIALYSDSGPAAS, encoded by the coding sequence ATGGCCGGGCACCCGACGCCGACGACCGAGTCCCCCCGACGCGCGACCGAGGCGGCTTATCAGCAGTGCTTGAACCCGTCTTGCGCGGCCACATTCGCCGTCGACGAGGCGCATTTCTCGTGTCCCCGCTGCGGCGACCTGATCGACGTCGTCTACGATTGGGACCGGTTGGCGACGCCCCGAACCCTGAAGGACTTCGAGGCCAAGTGGTCTCGGCAGCTCGACCCGCTCTGCTTCTCGGGGGTCTGGCGGTTCCGCGACCTTCTGCCGTTCGCGCCGCCGTCGCAAGTCGTGACGATCGGCGAGGGCCGCACGTTGTTGCAGAAGGCCGATAAGGTGGGCCGATCCGTGGGCATGGACCCCGGTCGCCTGATGCTCCAGTACGAAGGCATGAACCCCTCGGGGAGCTTCAAGGACAACGGCATGACCGCGGCGTTCACCCACGCCCGGATGATCGGCGCCCGCCGCGTCGCCTGCGCCAGCACCGGCAACACCTCGGCCGCGCTCGCCGTCTATTGCTCGGCGACGGACTTCGGCTTCAAGGCCATCATCTTCATCGGCTCGGGCAAGATCGCCTACGGCAAGCTCGCGCAGGCCCTGGATCACGGCGCGTTGACGGTCCAGATCGTCGGCGACTTCGACGACGCCATGAGCCGCGTCCGCGAGGTGGCCGACCGACTGGGCATCTACTTGATGAATTCGGTCAACCCCTTCCGACTCGAGGGGCAGAAGACCATCATGTACCGGGTGCTCGAGGCGATGGCCTGGGAGGTGCCGGACTGGATCGTCGTACCGGGTGGCAACCTCGGCAACTCGAGCGCGTTCGGCAAGGCGTTCATCGAGCTGGTCCACCTGGGGCTGATCTCACGGCCACCCCGGCTGGCCGTGATCAACGCCCACGGGGCCCGGACGCTACACGAGTTGTACGGCTCGCGGGAGATCCGCTGGCGCGACGGGCTCCCTGATTCCGACAAAGTCGACGCCTACTACGGCGAGCTCGACGCGGCCGGGGTCAAGGCGTCGACGATCGCCTCGGCCATCGAGATCAACCGGCCGGTCAACTTCAAGAAATGCCTCCGCGCCCTGGAGTTCTGCGACGGCGTCGTCCGCGAGGTCTCCGACCAGCAGATCATGGACGCCAAGGCCTGGGTCGGCGCCGGCGGCCTGGGCTGCGAGCCCGCCAGCGCGGCGAGCGTCGCCGGGGCGCGCCTGCTCCGCGAGGAAGGGGTCATCGCCCCCTCGGACCGGGTCGTCTGCATCCTCACCGGCCACCAGCTCAAGGATCCCACCGCGACCGTCGCCTACCACGGCGCCGATCAGGAGAATTTCGAGAAGGTCCTGGGCAGCCGGGGCGTGAAACGCGCGGGGTTCGCCAACCGTCCGGTCGTCGTGCCCAACGACATCGACGACATCATCCGCACCATCGCCCTCTACTCCGACTCGGGCCCGGCCGCCTCCTGA
- a CDS encoding GNAT family N-acetyltransferase — MPTDLDSRTPRIAAYLRANIVEGGGGREGVFTIQHDRDDANIYRNYAVPDDGSEPDDAAVAGLIALFVELNRTPRLEYIPELAPALLSRLEAGGFRIERETPLLSCSPSVLPAPYPIGLEWPAAEDLAGLEEAARIQNEAFGATETTQSDVERLRQMVLRGGAVALIRDAETGAGLGSGVFTPPIASVAEIAAVAVRAAARGRGIGSSLAASLGRRAIEQGVDCPFLMASPEDEKGIYRRAGYTSFGRVLHISIPR; from the coding sequence ATGCCGACGGATCTCGACTCGCGGACCCCCCGAATCGCCGCCTACCTTCGCGCCAATATCGTTGAAGGGGGCGGTGGTCGCGAAGGCGTCTTCACGATCCAACACGACCGGGACGACGCCAACATCTACCGCAACTACGCGGTCCCGGACGATGGCTCCGAGCCGGATGATGCGGCCGTCGCCGGCCTCATCGCCCTTTTCGTGGAGCTGAACCGGACGCCGAGGCTGGAGTACATCCCCGAACTGGCCCCAGCCCTGCTGTCGAGGCTGGAGGCGGGCGGGTTCCGGATCGAGCGGGAGACGCCGCTGCTGTCCTGTTCCCCCTCTGTCCTACCGGCACCTTACCCAATCGGGCTCGAATGGCCGGCCGCCGAGGATCTAGCGGGGCTCGAAGAGGCCGCACGCATCCAGAACGAGGCCTTCGGCGCGACTGAGACGACTCAGTCGGACGTGGAGCGGCTGCGTCAGATGGTGCTCCGCGGGGGAGCCGTCGCCCTGATCCGCGACGCCGAGACCGGCGCGGGTCTGGGCTCCGGCGTCTTCACGCCGCCGATCGCAAGCGTGGCCGAGATCGCGGCCGTGGCCGTCCGAGCAGCGGCGCGGGGGCGGGGGATCGGGTCGAGCCTCGCCGCGTCCCTGGGCCGCCGAGCTATCGAGCAGGGCGTCGATTGCCCGTTCCTCATGGCATCTCCCGAGGACGAGAAGGGGATCTACCGACGCGCCGGCTACACGTCCTTCGGCCGGGTCCTGCACATCTCGATCCCCCGTTGA
- the dapB gene encoding 4-hydroxy-tetrahydrodipicolinate reductase, translated as MSTARIRIGLHGAMGRMGLRLVQLMAADPRVELVAAVDRSRLGEDAGVAAGVGPLGVSVQTLEALDLNAARPDAFIDFSHPSATSEITAYCRRGRIPVVVGTTGLEADQGEQLSAAAAEIPVLTSPNMSRAVNVLMKLVGQAAAAMGVEADVEIIERHHRLKKDAPSGTALRLAEIVEAATGAGPLVHGREGQVGERPRGEIGMHAVRAGDCPGEHTVMFAVGGDTLELSHRALNRDGFVRGAIDAAVFLAGKPPGSYTMAHVLESAR; from the coding sequence GTGAGCACGGCGCGAATCCGCATTGGACTCCACGGCGCGATGGGCAGGATGGGCCTGAGGCTCGTCCAGCTCATGGCCGCCGACCCCCGCGTGGAGCTGGTCGCGGCGGTCGACCGCTCGCGGCTCGGCGAGGACGCCGGAGTCGCGGCCGGCGTCGGCCCGCTGGGCGTGAGCGTCCAAACGCTCGAGGCGCTCGACCTCAACGCCGCACGACCCGACGCCTTCATCGACTTCTCACACCCATCGGCGACCTCCGAGATCACCGCTTACTGTCGACGGGGGCGAATCCCAGTTGTGGTCGGCACGACCGGTCTCGAGGCCGACCAGGGCGAGCAGCTATCCGCCGCGGCGGCCGAGATCCCTGTGCTGACCTCGCCCAACATGAGCCGGGCGGTCAACGTCCTGATGAAGCTCGTGGGCCAGGCCGCAGCGGCGATGGGCGTCGAGGCGGACGTCGAGATCATCGAGCGCCACCACCGCCTGAAGAAAGACGCCCCCAGCGGCACGGCCCTGCGGCTCGCCGAAATCGTCGAGGCCGCTACGGGTGCCGGCCCCCTGGTGCACGGCCGCGAGGGCCAGGTCGGCGAACGGCCCCGGGGCGAGATCGGGATGCACGCCGTCCGCGCCGGCGACTGCCCGGGCGAACACACGGTGATGTTCGCCGTCGGCGGCGACACGCTCGAGTTGAGCCATCGCGCCCTGAACCGCGACGGCTTCGTCCGGGGTGCGATCGACGCCGCCGTGTTCCTCGCCGGCAAGCCCCCCGGTTCTTACACGATGGCCCATGTGCTAGAATCGGCGAGATAG
- a CDS encoding sugar phosphate isomerase/epimerase family protein has product MPTTPDVSSSPRPLPPFALGVCSWSLQVKNVKELKGFLDQLGVDVVQIACGDPHHASWEEGDDLPAAANSAGFRMTGAMLGFPGEDYTTPQSIQRTGGFGDPATRAERLARLDWALDRTLALGLSDLTLHAGFLPELDDPARSEMLGVLAKAGDAAWRKGVVLAFETGQETAGLLRRTLDELQSPSIKVNFDPANMLLYDMGDPIEAVKILGPDIRSVHVKDARRPKIAGAWGEEVPLGEGDVDIRAFVKTLKDVGYNGPLVVEREVGDQQGRLRDVARGLAFLRECLAG; this is encoded by the coding sequence GTGCCCACGACGCCCGACGTCTCGTCGTCCCCGCGCCCCCTCCCGCCGTTCGCGCTGGGGGTGTGCAGCTGGAGTCTCCAGGTCAAGAACGTCAAGGAGCTGAAGGGCTTCCTCGACCAGCTGGGAGTGGACGTCGTCCAGATCGCCTGCGGCGACCCCCATCACGCCAGCTGGGAGGAGGGCGACGACCTTCCGGCCGCGGCCAACTCGGCCGGCTTCCGCATGACCGGAGCGATGCTCGGGTTCCCCGGCGAGGATTACACCACCCCCCAGTCGATCCAGCGGACCGGCGGCTTCGGCGACCCCGCCACTCGCGCCGAGCGGCTGGCGCGCCTCGACTGGGCCCTCGACCGCACGCTCGCGCTGGGCCTCTCCGACCTGACCCTCCACGCCGGCTTCCTGCCCGAACTCGACGACCCGGCGCGTTCCGAAATGCTCGGTGTCCTGGCGAAGGCGGGCGACGCGGCCTGGCGCAAGGGCGTGGTGCTCGCCTTCGAGACCGGCCAGGAGACGGCCGGGCTGTTGAGGCGCACGCTCGACGAGCTCCAGTCGCCGAGCATCAAGGTCAATTTCGACCCCGCCAACATGCTCCTCTACGACATGGGCGACCCGATCGAGGCCGTGAAGATCCTGGGCCCCGACATCCGTTCGGTCCACGTCAAAGACGCCCGCCGGCCGAAGATCGCGGGCGCCTGGGGCGAGGAAGTCCCGCTCGGGGAGGGCGACGTCGACATCCGCGCGTTCGTCAAGACCTTGAAGGACGTCGGCTACAACGGCCCGCTGGTGGTCGAGCGCGAGGTCGGCGATCAGCAGGGCCGGCTCCGCGACGTGGCCCGCGGCCTGGCCTTCCTCCGCGAATGCCTGGCGGGCTGA
- a CDS encoding 3'-5' exoribonuclease YhaM family protein — protein MASTSTVITRLSDLVDGQEAVCFAALVKVTRGVTKSNQPFIKCLFRDKQVAYEAPLWHDHRYFPEAGSWVEGLAYRIQVRASFNLRFGMQLDLLHVRPAIDDDAGDGFNFFDLVESSQYDPQNLLDSIYRRIRKFVQEPHLQQLVLRILDDNAELFKKMPAAQAMHHNYTGGLLEHVWSMSRVGEMLVEHYASYYNTLNPPFDKGVVMASIILHDIGKLRELSYHPVEARYTKEGSLVGHILMGRDLVRETAKTIEGFPEETLLCLEHAILSHHGKREFGAPVVPMTIEALLVSFIDDLDAKMNVVARQRLLSKTEDEFTDRVFALENRRIYKGIPVENGQADEDCAF, from the coding sequence ATGGCTTCGACCTCGACCGTCATTACTCGGCTCTCGGACCTGGTCGACGGTCAGGAAGCCGTGTGCTTCGCGGCGCTCGTCAAGGTGACGCGCGGCGTCACGAAGTCGAACCAGCCTTTCATCAAGTGCCTCTTCCGAGACAAGCAGGTCGCCTACGAGGCTCCGCTTTGGCACGACCACCGTTACTTTCCCGAGGCCGGCTCGTGGGTCGAGGGATTGGCGTACCGGATCCAGGTCCGCGCCAGCTTCAACCTCCGCTTCGGGATGCAGCTCGACCTGCTCCACGTCCGACCCGCGATCGACGACGACGCCGGCGACGGATTCAACTTCTTCGACCTCGTCGAGAGCAGCCAGTACGACCCCCAGAACCTCCTCGACTCGATCTATCGACGCATCCGCAAGTTCGTCCAGGAACCCCACCTCCAGCAGCTTGTGCTGCGGATCCTGGACGACAACGCCGAGCTCTTCAAGAAGATGCCGGCCGCGCAGGCGATGCACCACAACTACACCGGCGGCCTGCTCGAACACGTCTGGAGCATGAGCCGGGTCGGCGAGATGCTCGTCGAGCATTACGCGAGCTATTACAACACGCTCAACCCGCCGTTCGACAAGGGCGTCGTGATGGCCTCGATCATCCTCCACGACATCGGCAAGCTCAGGGAGCTGTCATACCACCCCGTCGAGGCGCGATACACCAAGGAAGGCTCGCTGGTGGGCCACATCCTGATGGGCCGCGACCTCGTCCGCGAGACGGCGAAGACCATCGAGGGCTTCCCGGAAGAGACGCTCCTCTGCCTGGAGCACGCCATCCTGTCGCACCACGGCAAGCGCGAGTTCGGCGCGCCGGTCGTGCCGATGACCATTGAGGCGCTCCTGGTCTCGTTCATCGACGACCTCGACGCCAAGATGAACGTCGTCGCCCGCCAGCGTCTGCTCTCGAAGACCGAGGACGAGTTCACCGACCGCGTCTTCGCGCTCGAGAATCGGCGGATCTACAAGGGGATCCCGGTCGAGAACGGCCAGGCCGACGAGGACTGCGCCTTCTGA
- a CDS encoding cyclic-phosphate processing receiver domain-containing protein, with amino-acid sequence MIEVPRTTEADVPSSPVEAAPATPDGGVAPEPRLRRILFLDDDPRRAEVFLVRCPQAIWVMTADDCIARLAEAWDEVHLDHDLGGERYVDVNRNDCGMAVVRWICAEERGPVRSARFFIHSYNFAAASLMVECLLQNGYAAEFRPFGFDLVDFLSFEPPPPPRRTFWRRLAGFWRRLVGGTASGSLVTASHVTGYDRGPHPAGLDPQVGRGSAATSEKQP; translated from the coding sequence GTGATCGAAGTCCCCAGGACCACGGAGGCCGATGTCCCATCGTCGCCGGTCGAGGCGGCCCCCGCGACGCCGGACGGCGGCGTCGCGCCCGAGCCTCGCCTCCGCCGCATCCTCTTCCTCGACGACGACCCCCGTCGCGCCGAAGTCTTCCTGGTCCGCTGCCCGCAGGCGATCTGGGTCATGACGGCCGACGACTGCATCGCCCGCCTGGCAGAGGCCTGGGACGAGGTCCACCTCGACCACGACCTGGGAGGTGAGCGGTACGTCGACGTGAATCGGAACGATTGCGGGATGGCCGTCGTCCGCTGGATTTGCGCCGAGGAGCGCGGGCCCGTGCGCTCGGCCCGGTTTTTCATCCACAGCTATAACTTCGCCGCCGCCTCGCTGATGGTCGAGTGCCTGCTCCAGAACGGCTACGCGGCCGAGTTCCGCCCCTTCGGATTCGACCTCGTCGACTTCCTCTCTTTCGAACCTCCTCCGCCGCCCCGTCGGACATTCTGGCGACGCCTGGCCGGCTTCTGGCGGCGGCTCGTCGGCGGAACGGCGTCAGGCTCCCTGGTGACGGCCAGCCACGTGACTGGCTATGATAGGGGTCCACACCCTGCGGGATTAGACCCTCAGGTCGGTCGGGGATCGGCGGCGACATCGGAGAAACAGCCTTGA